The following proteins come from a genomic window of Corallococcus sp. NCRR:
- a CDS encoding putative metal-binding motif-containing protein, producing the protein MKRAVAVGLGWLCITCTVPDIDELEAERPSGCDASHPCHVQVRLTYDGFRPGCVTLRVVDAEEASRTFELPVPEGAGEVGFVRRSGWSDTVKVTASARERSCAGQEVATASGQVVVPEEDTASVALTLSALDEDGDGYVSTATRGTDCDDHSVSISPGVEERCDFLDNNCDSRADPVPVCDGVEWRTTERLPLAIFRDVAPHARGQAWLVSDSNDVLAHVRRQADGGFDIQPFTDCHGAWSTAWARPSDGRVFMGSWTGQLATRSLSASEPCTVTSFDGGGAAIQDLVGFEADGGTTLYAVSETGDILRWDPPAEPQRVEHLDADLRSIHGLDPRTLIAVGTNGKGPVAYHVNADGGPWLREPLPQSSSGQDALEAVHVVAPGLAYAGGAQGLFLERAAGTWRTKPAYPIYVDGGVAPDLLDVVSFGQGAVFARLDTDDLARFDGAAWQDFLFGTQGFTTLEGLTSDELWSATEDGTGFYWGP; encoded by the coding sequence ATGAAGCGCGCCGTGGCCGTGGGACTCGGATGGCTCTGCATCACGTGCACGGTGCCGGACATCGACGAACTCGAAGCGGAGCGCCCCAGTGGATGCGATGCGAGCCATCCCTGCCACGTTCAGGTCCGGTTGACCTACGACGGCTTCCGTCCAGGCTGCGTCACGCTGCGCGTGGTGGACGCGGAGGAGGCGTCCAGGACCTTCGAGCTGCCGGTGCCCGAGGGGGCGGGGGAGGTGGGCTTCGTTCGCCGCAGCGGGTGGAGCGACACCGTGAAGGTGACGGCCTCCGCCCGTGAGCGCTCGTGCGCGGGGCAGGAGGTGGCCACCGCGTCCGGGCAGGTGGTGGTTCCCGAGGAGGACACCGCCAGCGTCGCGCTGACATTGAGCGCGCTGGATGAGGATGGGGATGGCTACGTGAGCACCGCCACCCGGGGGACGGACTGTGACGACCACTCCGTCTCCATCTCCCCAGGTGTGGAGGAGCGCTGCGACTTCCTGGACAACAACTGTGACAGCCGGGCGGACCCGGTGCCTGTCTGTGATGGCGTTGAATGGAGAACCACCGAGCGCCTTCCGCTGGCCATCTTCCGGGACGTGGCCCCCCATGCGCGCGGCCAGGCCTGGCTCGTGAGCGACAGCAATGACGTGCTCGCCCACGTTCGCCGGCAGGCCGACGGTGGCTTTGACATACAGCCGTTCACCGACTGTCACGGCGCCTGGTCCACCGCGTGGGCGCGGCCGAGCGACGGGCGCGTGTTCATGGGCTCTTGGACGGGGCAGCTCGCTACGCGTTCACTGTCCGCCTCGGAGCCCTGCACGGTGACGTCCTTCGACGGGGGCGGGGCGGCCATCCAGGACCTCGTGGGCTTCGAGGCGGACGGAGGCACGACGCTCTACGCGGTGAGCGAGACCGGGGACATCCTCCGCTGGGACCCTCCAGCGGAGCCCCAGCGGGTGGAGCACCTGGACGCGGACCTGCGCTCCATCCACGGCCTCGACCCGCGGACGCTCATCGCCGTGGGCACCAACGGCAAGGGACCCGTCGCGTACCACGTCAACGCGGACGGCGGCCCGTGGCTCAGGGAGCCGCTGCCACAGTCGAGCTCGGGGCAGGACGCCCTGGAGGCCGTGCACGTGGTGGCGCCGGGACTGGCCTACGCGGGCGGAGCCCAGGGATTGTTCCTGGAGCGCGCGGCGGGCACCTGGCGCACGAAGCCGGCGTATCCCATCTACGTGGATGGCGGCGTCGCGCCCGACCTGCTGGACGTGGTGTCCTTTGGACAGGGCGCCGTCTTCGCGCGCCTGGACACGGATGACCTCGCCCGCTTCGACGGAGCGGCGTGGCAGGACTTCCTCTTCGGCACCCAGGGCTTCACGACGCTCGAAGGGCTGACGTCGGACGAGCTGTGGAGCGCCACCGAGGATGGGACCGGGTTCTACTGGGGCCCTTGA